GGAGCCCCGGCGGTCCCGCCGTCCCCGGCGACGGCCAAGCCGGAGATGCGCGAGGCACGGCAGGCGGCCAGCCGGCTGGCGAAGGACGATTATACGGCGCTCGCCGCCGCCCGCGCCGACCTGGCGCTCGGCACGGACACGCCCTTTGCCGAGCGGCTGGTGCATTTCTGGTCGAACCATTTCGCCGTCTCCGCCGACAAGCTCGAACTGCTCGGACTGGCGGGTACGCTGGAGATGGAGGCGATCCGCCCGCATGTCATGGGCCGCTTTTCCGACATGCTGTTCGCGGTCGAACGGCATCCGGCGATGCTGCTCTACCTCGACCAGTCGGTGTCGATCGGCCCCGACAGTCCGCTCGGCCTGAAGCTGGCGGCGCGCGGCAAGAGCAAGGCGGGCCTGAACGAGAATCTGGCGCGCGAGATCATGGAACTGCACACGCTGGGCGTGCGCACCGGTTACACGCAGGCCGACGTCACCGAATTCGCGCGGGCGATGACCGGATGGACGGTGAGCGGCATCGGCGGCGGTCCGGGCGGGCGGTTTTCCGATCCCCTGACCCCCGGCGGGTTCATGTTCGTGGACCAGGTGCACCAGCCGGGACCGCGCACGATCCTCAGGAAGACCTATCCGGCCGGCGGACGCGCGCAGGCGGAGGCGGTGTTGAGCGACCTGTCGGTGCATCCGGCGACGGCGCGGCATATCGCGACCAAGCTCGCGCGGCATTTCATCGCCGACGCGCCGCCGCCCGCCGCGGTGGGACGGCTGGAGGCCGCCTTCCTGCGCTCCGGCGGCGACCTGCCGACCGTCTACCGCGCGCTGATCGCGTCGCCGGAGGCGTGGGCGCCGCAACCCGCCAAGTTCAAGACGCCGTGGGAATGGTCGGTGTCCGCGTGGCGGGCGATCGGCACGCGAACCATCCAGCCCGGCGCGGTGCAGGGCATGCTCGACCAGCTCGGCCAGCCTTTGTGGAAGCCGGGCCAGCCGATCGGCTATGACGATACGGCACCGAGCTGGGCGGGACCGGACGCCATCCTGCGCCGGGTCGAGGCGGCGCAGCGCTTTGCCGCGAGCGCGCCCGCGGGCACCGATGCGCGCGCGCTCGCCGTGCAATTGTTTCCCGGCGCGCTGTCCCCGGCGACCGCGCAGGCGCTGCAACGCGCCGAAAGCCCGAACCAGGCGATCGCGCTGCTGCTCGTCTCGCCCGAAATGATGCGGAGGTAAGACAGATGGACCGTCGTTCCTTCCTGCGCGGCGCCGGTACGCTCGGTGTACTCGGCGGCTTCGCGCCCCGGCTCGCATTCGCCAAGGCGGCGACGGCGAAGCGTTTCGTCTTCATCATCCAGCGCGGCGCGGCCGACGGCATGGGGATCGTCGGCCCGGTCGGCGATCCCGCCTTCGTCGGTGCGCGCGGCGACCTTGCCGCCGACGTGGCGCAGGGTAAGAAGCTCGATGCGATGTTCGCGCTCCATCCCGCGCTCGCCACGACCGCAGGCTTGTACGGCCAGGGACAGGCGCTGTTCGCGCATGCGGTCGCGTCGCCCTATCGCGACCGGTCGCATTTCGACGGGCAGAACGTGCTCGAGACGGGCGGCGCCAGCGCGTACCAGTTGCGCGACGGCTGGATGAACCGGCTGCTCGGCCTCGTCCCCGCGGAAGATGCGCATGCCATCGCGGTCGCCGCGACCGTGCCGATGGCGCTGCGCGGCAAGCGCGAGGTGGCGAGCTACGCGCCGTCGTCCTTGCCGCATGCGTCGGACGACCTGCTCGCCCGCGTGACGCAACTGTACCAGGGCGATGCGCAGCTGCATGCCTTGTGGGACGAGGCGCTGTCGACGCGGCAGCTAACCGGCGATCTCAACGATCGCGACGCGCGCAACACCGGTGCGCTCGCCGCGCGCCTGCTCGCGCCGGCCAACGGCGCGCGCATCGCCACGATCGAGACGGGCGGCTGGGATACGCACGCCGGGCAGCGCGGCCGCCTGACGCAGCAATTGAAGGCGCTCGATGCGATGATCGGCGCGCTGCACGCCGGGCTGGGACCGGTGTGGAACGACACGTTGGTGCTGGTCGCGACCGAATTCGGCCGCACCGTCGCGGCGAACGGCACGGGCGGCACCGACCACGGCACCGGCACCGCGGCGATGCTGCTCGGCGGCGCGGTGAAGGGCGGGCGCGTGCTCGCCGATTGGCCGGGCCTTGCCCAGGCGAGCCTGTTCGAGAACCGCGACCTCAAGCCGACGACGCCGCTCGACGCGTTCATCGGCGGCGCGGTGGCGAGTCATTTTGCGGTCGACCCGACGCGCGCGATGCCCGCGCTATTCCCGTCGAGCGCGAAGACCGCGGCGATCGAGGGGCTGCTGCGGGTCTGACGAAGAAGCTCCCCTCCCGGTTGCGGGAGGGGGGACCCGCCGTCTGCCTTGCGACAATCCGCGCGCGACCGTACATCGCGGCGCATCATGACGCTCTATACCCGCTTTGCCGCGCATGTCGCCGCGGCCCTCGACACGCTGACCGCCGCCGGCACCCTGCCGGAGGGGATCGACCGCCGCAACGTGACGGTCGAGCCGCCGCGCGACGCGAGCCACGGCGATCTTGCCACCAACGCGGCCATGGTGCTCGCCAAGCCCGCCGGCACCAATCCGCGCATGTTGGCCGACGCGCTGGTCGCCGAGCTGGCGAAGCTGCCCGAGGTCGCGGGCGCGAGCGTCGCGGGGCCGGGCTTCATCAACATGACGTTGACCGATGCGGCATGGCGCGACGAACTCGCCGCCATCCCCGCCGCGGGCGACGATTACGGTCGCTCGACGATGGGGCAGGGGGTGCGCGTCAACGTCGAATACGTCTCCGCCAACCCGACCGGGCCGATGCACATGGGCCATTGCCGCGGCGCGGTGGTCGGCGACGCGCTCGCCAGCCTGCTCGAATTCGCCGGGCATGACGTGGTGCGCGAATATTACGTCAACGACGCGGGCGGCCAGGTCGACGTACTCGCGCGGTCCGCGCACCTGCGGTATCGCGAGGCGCTGGGTGAGGACGTCGGCGCGATCCCCGAAGGGCTCTACCCTGGCGACTATCTCGTCCCGGTCGGCAAGGCGCTGGCCGACGAATTCGGCGACCGCTACGTCGATGCGCCGGAGGACGAATGGCTGGCTTTGTTCCGCACGCGCACGGTCGCCGCGATGCTCGTCATGATCAAGGACGACCTCGCCCTCCTCGGCATCCACCACGACGTCTTCTCGTCGGAAGCCGAGCTGCAGGCCGCGGGCAAGCCCGAGGCGGCGGAAGCCTGGCTGCGCGAGCACGGCTTCGTCTACGATGGCTTCCTCGAGGCGCCCAAGGGCGAGACGCCCGAGGATTGGGAGCCGGTCGAACTGCCGCTGTTCCGCTCGACGGCGTTCGGCGACGACCAGGACCGGCCGATCAAGAAGTCGAACGGCAGCTGGACCTATTTCGGCGCCGACCTCGCCTATCATTTCCAGAAGAGCCAGTCCGCGGACCAGCTGATCGACATCTGGGGCGCGGACCATGCCGGCACCGTCAAGCGAATCGTCGCCGCGGTCGCCGCGCTGACTGGCGGCAAGACGCGCTTCGACGTCAAGCTCGTCCAGATGGTGCGGCTGCTACGCGGTGGCGAGCCGGTCAAGATGTCTAAGCGGGCCGGCAACTTCGTGACGCTTGCTGACGTGGTGCGCGAGGTCGGCAAGGACGTCGTGCGGTTCACGATGCTGACGCGCCGCGCGGATGCGCAGATGGACTTCGACTTCGCCAAGGTGGTCGAGGCGTCGAAGGACAATCCGGTCTTCTACGTGCAATATGCCCATGCGCGCATCGCCTCGCTGCATCGCCGCGCGGCGGAGGCGGGAATCGCGGGCGGCACGGCCGACCTGTCCCGCCTTGATACGGAGGAGCTGGCGCTGGTGAAGCTCGCGGCGCAGTTCCCGCGCGTCGTGGAGACCGCGGCGACAGCGCGTGAGCCGCACAGAATTGCATTTTATCTCTATGACTTGGCGGCGGCTTTTCATGCTTCGTGGAACGTCGGCAACGACCGCCCCGATCGCCGTTTCCTGATGCCCGAAGATCATGACGCGACGCGTGCGCGTCTGTTCTTGGCGGACGCCGTCGCGCAGATTATTCGTAACGGGCTCAATATCATGGGCGTGGTTGCGGTATCGGAGATGAAGTGATGGCCGACGAGAGGGACCTGCGGGAGGAAGACCGCCTGCCGTGGCTCGAAACCGTCGAGCCCGACGAGGAACGCAGCGCGCCGGTCGGCAAGATGATCGCGCTCGTCGTCGTCGGCCTGGCGATCCTCTCCGCGATCGTCTTTGGCATCTATAAGCTGCAGACGCGCCACACCGGCGGCAACGGCGAACTGATCGCGGCGCAGGAGGGCGACTACAAGGTGCGTCCCGACGACCCCGGCGGCCTGAAGGTGAAGGGCGAGGGCGATGCCGCCGTCGCGACCAGTGCGGGCAAGTCGGGCAGCGCATCGATCGACCTCAACGCCGTCCCCGAAAAGCCCGTCGAGGGCCATCGTGCCGGCGCGACCGCGGCCAAGGCGAAGGCCGACGGCGGTCGCAACGCGGTGGCGCAGGTACCGGCATCGGGCGGCCGCCTGGTTGCCGCGCCGCCCGTCACCGCGCAGCGCCCCGCCAATGCGGCCAACGGCGGCGGCGGCTCGCTCGTCCAGCTCGGCGCCTATCCGAGCGAGGCGACCGCCAACGCCGCCTGGGCCGGTTTCTCGAAGCGATTCGCGTATCTGGCGCCACTCGGCAAGGCGGTGCAGCCGGTCGCGATCGGCGGGCGGACGCTCTATCGCCTGCGCGTCAACGCGGGCAGCGCCAACCAGGCGGCGGATATCTGCGGCCGGTTGCGCGTCGCCGGCGAAAGCTGCTTCGTCGCCGGCTGATCCGGCACGCGGCGGGGTGTGACGAGGTGCGCGTCCCGCCGCGTCGGGCTGGCCTTTTGCGGCCCGCTGTCCTATATCGACGCTATCGCGACCAGTTCCTCCGTAGGCGGCCGCGACTGAGAGACCGAGTGTGCTCCCGCTTACGCAAGGAGTAAGGCACATGGGCCTCAACGATCTTCTCCACCGCCATCAGGTGTCGCTGATGATGGCCGATGCGGCGACGTGCCGCGAGGCGCGGCATAGCCATCGGGCGCTGGCGCGCGCCTATGCACACCGTATCGATGCCTGCGTCGCGCCGCTGCGGGGCGATGCCGCCCCGCTGGTGTCGCTCGCGTGAGCGACGCGCCGCAAATCGCCGCATCCCGTCCCACCCGTCGTTTCCGCCCTGCCAACGCCAATCGCCTGAGCGATGGGCAGAAGCGGCGCCAGGCGACGTTGATGGATGCGGCGTGGCGGGCGTTCGGCGATCGGGCGCGCACGATCGCCTTCCTTAACGAGCATGACGACGCACTCGGCGGTCGTCCGCTCGATCTCGCGATGGATGACGAGGCTGGGCTGGCGGCGGTCGTCGCACGCCTCGCCGCCTTTACGACCCCCGACACTTCCGCGGAAAGGCACGGCTGACCCATGTCCAGGGATACACATTTCTTTCGCGAGCAGGCCGAGCTTCAGCGGACCGCCGCGGCGCAGGCGACGCTCGACAACGTGCGCGAGCGGTGCGAGCGGGCCGCGACCTCGTGGGAGGCGATGGCCGCCCGTTCCGAACTGACCGA
This portion of the Sphingomonas sp. FARSPH genome encodes:
- a CDS encoding antitoxin Xre/MbcA/ParS toxin-binding domain-containing protein; translation: MSDAPQIAASRPTRRFRPANANRLSDGQKRRQATLMDAAWRAFGDRARTIAFLNEHDDALGGRPLDLAMDDEAGLAAVVARLAAFTTPDTSAERHG
- a CDS encoding DUF1800 domain-containing protein, whose product is MSEVAIALNRFGLGARPDDIAPADPHGWLEAQIARYQPGSARLASVPTSVAVAADIRDYRDEQRMLRQQAMAKPATPAVPPMSAPPAGMAPPAMTMAMPTGAPAVPPSPATAKPEMREARQAASRLAKDDYTALAAARADLALGTDTPFAERLVHFWSNHFAVSADKLELLGLAGTLEMEAIRPHVMGRFSDMLFAVERHPAMLLYLDQSVSIGPDSPLGLKLAARGKSKAGLNENLAREIMELHTLGVRTGYTQADVTEFARAMTGWTVSGIGGGPGGRFSDPLTPGGFMFVDQVHQPGPRTILRKTYPAGGRAQAEAVLSDLSVHPATARHIATKLARHFIADAPPPAAVGRLEAAFLRSGGDLPTVYRALIASPEAWAPQPAKFKTPWEWSVSAWRAIGTRTIQPGAVQGMLDQLGQPLWKPGQPIGYDDTAPSWAGPDAILRRVEAAQRFAASAPAGTDARALAVQLFPGALSPATAQALQRAESPNQAIALLLVSPEMMRR
- the argS gene encoding arginine--tRNA ligase, with amino-acid sequence MTLYTRFAAHVAAALDTLTAAGTLPEGIDRRNVTVEPPRDASHGDLATNAAMVLAKPAGTNPRMLADALVAELAKLPEVAGASVAGPGFINMTLTDAAWRDELAAIPAAGDDYGRSTMGQGVRVNVEYVSANPTGPMHMGHCRGAVVGDALASLLEFAGHDVVREYYVNDAGGQVDVLARSAHLRYREALGEDVGAIPEGLYPGDYLVPVGKALADEFGDRYVDAPEDEWLALFRTRTVAAMLVMIKDDLALLGIHHDVFSSEAELQAAGKPEAAEAWLREHGFVYDGFLEAPKGETPEDWEPVELPLFRSTAFGDDQDRPIKKSNGSWTYFGADLAYHFQKSQSADQLIDIWGADHAGTVKRIVAAVAALTGGKTRFDVKLVQMVRLLRGGEPVKMSKRAGNFVTLADVVREVGKDVVRFTMLTRRADAQMDFDFAKVVEASKDNPVFYVQYAHARIASLHRRAAEAGIAGGTADLSRLDTEELALVKLAAQFPRVVETAATAREPHRIAFYLYDLAAAFHASWNVGNDRPDRRFLMPEDHDATRARLFLADAVAQIIRNGLNIMGVVAVSEMK
- a CDS encoding SPOR domain-containing protein, which produces MADERDLREEDRLPWLETVEPDEERSAPVGKMIALVVVGLAILSAIVFGIYKLQTRHTGGNGELIAAQEGDYKVRPDDPGGLKVKGEGDAAVATSAGKSGSASIDLNAVPEKPVEGHRAGATAAKAKADGGRNAVAQVPASGGRLVAAPPVTAQRPANAANGGGGSLVQLGAYPSEATANAAWAGFSKRFAYLAPLGKAVQPVAIGGRTLYRLRVNAGSANQAADICGRLRVAGESCFVAG
- a CDS encoding DUF1501 domain-containing protein — translated: MDRRSFLRGAGTLGVLGGFAPRLAFAKAATAKRFVFIIQRGAADGMGIVGPVGDPAFVGARGDLAADVAQGKKLDAMFALHPALATTAGLYGQGQALFAHAVASPYRDRSHFDGQNVLETGGASAYQLRDGWMNRLLGLVPAEDAHAIAVAATVPMALRGKREVASYAPSSLPHASDDLLARVTQLYQGDAQLHALWDEALSTRQLTGDLNDRDARNTGALAARLLAPANGARIATIETGGWDTHAGQRGRLTQQLKALDAMIGALHAGLGPVWNDTLVLVATEFGRTVAANGTGGTDHGTGTAAMLLGGAVKGGRVLADWPGLAQASLFENRDLKPTTPLDAFIGGAVASHFAVDPTRAMPALFPSSAKTAAIEGLLRV